The following nucleotide sequence is from Saimiri boliviensis isolate mSaiBol1 chromosome 6, mSaiBol1.pri, whole genome shotgun sequence.
CTGGTGGGGCGCCTGCCTGTCCTGCTGCTGCTACTCCTGGGCTAATGGGGAAAGGGCAAGAGCAGCAAGAGGAGCCCAGGTGAGGAGGGGAGGGCTTATCGGAAGAGACAAGAAAGTGCAGTGGGCGGGACTGGGAGGAAGGAGGCTGTGCTCCAGTCATGCCACTGCCCCATAGGAACTCAGATTAGACTTTTTCCTTCTtgagacctcagtttccccatctgtcacaTGAGGAGGGTGGACTTGATTCTTTGCAATTTCTTCTACCATAAGGTTCCAAGGAAATAGACAAGGATGAAGTGGGCCTCATGAGGGGCCCATGGCAAAGAAAGGGCTGTGTCCGAAAAGAAACTCATGCCCCTGAGTGACCGGGCCATGGGCCCAAGGGGACACTCAGCCCAGTGGACCTGAACTCTGCCCTGCAGCGGGGGTTCTTACCCACCCTCTGCCTGTCGAGGGTCAGGCCGGCCCGGGCATGAGGGAAGGCACTTGGGGGATAAGCGGGGAAGGGAAGCAGGAGGGGACCACAGTCTGGTTTGGCATTGAAGTCCCTCTGCTCATGGTTTGGGGGAGCAACATAGACAAAAGGGCGAGACTTTGCTCCCGGGCGTGAGTCCCAGGTCCAAAGCCTCCCCTCAGTCCATGACTCCTGCGGTGACGCCACCACATAGGCCTGTGGGCTCCCCACTGGTGTCGGCACATTGAACATAAGTTACTCGGGACCTGAGGCAGCCCAGGACAGCAGTCTGTTACGTGGCCCCGGGCCACACCATTCATCACAAGGTGTTGGGGCCCTTGGCAGCAGATTCCCGGGTGTCTACGCAGTGCAAGGCCACCTTGGGGCTGGAGCCAGGCCTCCGGGGGTAGGTGCCCTCCCGCACCACGCGCCGGCACCGCACATCCTGGCTCACGCTGATGCTCTGCAGTGCCGGGAGGCGGGGGAGCAGCGCCTCAGGCAGGGGGACCAGGTTTGTATCTGAAAGGTCCAGCTCCTGCAGGGAGCCCAGGCCTGAGAACACCTCAGCTCCTGCCCAGTTGAGCTTGGGGTTGCCGGACAGGTCCAGGACCTGCAGGCCCGGAAGCTCCCGGAAGCCATAGGGCGCCAGCTTGGGGAGCCCCTGCAGGCTGGCCAGAGACAGGTGTGTAAGGCCTGCCAGCCCCGCAAAGGCACCCGGACCAAGGACAGCCAGAGGGTTCCCATCCAGGCTCAGGTAGCGCAGGGGCAAGTCTCGGAGGTTGGGCACGGCATGGAGCTGGTTCCAGGACAGGTTCAGGCTCTGAATGGTAGGCATGGGCAGGCTGGCACTCCTGGGGTGGGGCACGAGGCGGTGAATGAGGTTGTGGGAGAGGTCCACATGTAATGCCCGGCCCTGACTGTGGGTCGTGAAGGCGGACACTGAGACCTCCCGGAGCCAGTTGTGGCTAAGGTTCACGTCGCTCAGGGGCGAGCTGGTGAAGCTCTCGGCTGGCAGGGCCGTCAGGCCATTGTGGCTGAGGTCCAGTGATTCCAGGTAGCGAAGGCGGGAGAAGGCAGTGGGTGAGATGCTGGTGAGCAGGTTGTGGCTGAGATCCAGGCCAGCCAGCGTCGTGTAGCCCGGTCCTGCCAACACTGACTCGTTCACCATCTCCAGCCGGTTAGAGGACAGGTCCAGGTGGGCTGTGTCCAGAGGAATGGGCACTGGCACAATGTGGGGGCCCAGGCCGCTGCAATCCACCCGAGTCAGGCTGAAGCTGTCGAAAAGGCCGAAGGTCTCCACCTCACACTGGCACCCGGGAAAGCATGGCCGTGTTGTCTGGGCCCTACTCAcggtcagcagcagcagcagcagcagcagcagcagcaggggccaCGGCATGGTGGGGGCTAGAAAGAGAGCCACAAGTGAGGACTGAATGCACCAGAAAGTCTAAACCCACCGTACAGGACATGAGCCCAGACATGAGCCCAGTCTAGACACCGCTGGAAGGTGTCACAGTCCCTGACCTCCTGGAATGCTTCCTGAACACTCCTCCCCAGAGTCCCTAGTCCCCGCGcctctctggcctctgcctctcCGTCTGGTAATGAGagtgaggcatggtggtgaattTTCAACTAGAAGCAGCAGATGAAGGCAGGCCTGGTCCAGCTGAAGTGAGGACCTACAGCCTTCTACTTCTGCCCACTATCCCTGCCTAGGGTGTTAGGAACCCAGTATGAAACCCACTGGTCTAGATGGTTTTTCAGGCTGGCCTCTCCAGCTCTGACAGTCCAGAGTCTCTGGGTTGGTTTAGACCTGGACCCCAGGGGAGAGGTTTATCCACAGGGCTGAGGGGAGGGTATGCCCAGGGTGCCCCATTCTCTGCTGAGCAAGTGTTACGCATCGGCTGCTGTTCTGGCTGCCCCAGAGCACGGTTGCATCTGACCCTCACGACCACCTTGCCAGGCagaaaattctctctcttttaccAAGAGGGACTGGGCCTTGGGTTAAGGTACTTTTGCACAGCCACACAGCTGAGTGGACTGGCACTCAAGGGATACTGACAGAGAAAGCATGATCCACTGCTGTGGTCTGGCCAGGGCTGAGCCAGGCCTGAGACCCACACTCCAGCCTTCAAGATCAAGGCTCTCTCCCTGCAATGGGGCCTGCAGTGACTGCCCCCCTGCACCCCTACTTCACCTGCCCCATCCCCCTAGCCTGTCGTCCAGAGGCAGGATCTTCCCTTCTCATTGGACACCCTGGTGTCCAACCTGGGTATCTAGACTCCCAGATGGGTTTTGGGGACACCTGTCCCGAGCCCCTTTCCCCCTTACCCTGCCCCTTGCCCACAGCAGATTAAGCTACTGCATCTCTTTGGTGCTTCCTTTAACCTTAGGCAGGCAGTTAGGCTGTTTCTCTCATtatgcagatgaagaaacagatgctcagaaagaaaaagggcTTTACCCCAAATTAGTAAAATGCAGGGCAGGAATGGGACCCAGGCCTGGCGCACTCCAATTCCTCTAGTCACATGCCTTGCTTCCGGCGGGACTGGAAAAGTAGCTGGTGGAGAGGCAGGAGGGGCTTTTCCCACTGACACATGCTATGCCGTGAGCCACTTCCTCTCCCCAGATCTGTCTCCCTCTGTATAATTACAATGGTGGCTGCCACAGATGCCAGGAACTACATACATGTTATCACATCTCATGGGCACACCACCCACAGCTGTTGGATTCAAAGGCTCTGTTCATGTCCACTGTAGCTCCTGGGATGGTTGTGGCTCAGTGGTGCCAGCATGAGGACAAGTTGGGCAGTGGGAGCGTCTAAGTTGACCAATTGGATAGTCTGTGGTGACCCCTGGCCTGCAAGGCAtcctgcagcctgggaaacagaaggcACTAAGATTCCTTCCAGCAGGGCTCTTCATCTGGGTGGCCCTGCTCTGGGCCCCCTGTCCTGCCCATCCCTCCCTCTGGCCTTCAGGAAGCGGGTGGGAGAGGGGGTGGAGATGGGCCAGGGACCTGCCCACCTTCCAGACTggcgggtgggtggggagggagcagcAGGATTGTATTACCAGCCCTGCGTGAAACTTTAAAGGGCTAGCCACTTGTTCTGCACTCTGGCTTTGCCCAGGGGCAGGGAAAAGTGGGGCtcctctcccctgctcccctccccatgtggGCCCCTCCTCTTCCACCCCTTTCTTTGTAGAGGCCAATTTGAGGATTAAATCCAGCCCAGGTGCATCCTGGGCATGGTCCCAGCTGAGGCAAGACAGAGTGTTCCAATGTCTGgaaccaaaaggaaaatattaagttGCTTCAGGCCCCCTTTGTTCCCCTGGGTGAGTTCCTCACTGCAGGGCTCATTACcaccaaaggccccacctcccttGCTAAGCTGATCTGCTCATACCCACCCTTCCTGGGGTTTAAACAAATACCACAAAGGCCCCGAGATTACCCTTTGATTCCCAGAGGTGATTATACAAGGGGTCTGTGAAATGCCAAGCGGCCTCTTATGAGCTCCCACTTATGTAACCAGCAGCTCAAACACAGCCCAAATGCTGACTCGCCAGAGGGGACCTCTTGCTGCCCCTTTTAGGCCTCAGCCTCATCCTCTGCACTACGGGGTGGCAATTTCAACCCTGCCATCTTCACCTAAGTTGATTAGTCCTCACTGCAAACTGTCAAGGGCCGTGCACATGCGCAGGGCAGTCATCACCAAATGGCCAGAAGATACGGAACTGAGGTAATGGTAGTAAAAAGGCAGGAGTTACCTGGGTAACTGCCTGCAGATGCTCCCAGGGCACTGGACTAGACTCCCTGCTCAGCTCTGTACAGTGGACACCTCTCCCAGGGTCCCTGCTCTGTGCTGGGCCAGGGCTGGGCATTCACAGTGGGAAGTGCCGACAGTGACAGTCAGGGCCAGCCCTCACTCTCTGCTAGTGCTAGACACACATGCTTTCATTCAGTCCGCACGGTCACTCTGTGAGCCAGCAGTCTCATCCCCTTTTGACAGCAGAGGAACTGAGGATTGGAAGAGGAAGGTGGCTGACCGTCCTTAGCAGGAGTGACTTGTTACGCTGTGCAATTCTGGaaagttgtattagtctgttttcacgctgctgataaagacatacccaagactgggcaatttacaaaagaaagagatttcattggacttacagttccacatggctgggaaaaGTCTAACAATCGTGGGAGAGGGTGACAGGCACTTCGTACATGGcggcagcaagagagaatgaggaggaagcaaaagaaacccctgataaacccatccaatctcgtgagacttactcactattatAAGAATAGCTTGGGAAAGACCGGCCCCCTATgcttcaattacctcccactgggcccctccaacaacacgtgggaattctgggagatacaattcaagttgagatttgggggGCAGCACAGTTAAACCGTATCATTCCACCCAtgttccctcccaaatctcatgtcctcacatttcaaaaccaatcacgCCTTCCCAACactcccccaaagtcttaacttatttcagcattaacccgaAGTCCACAGTCCAATGTCTCATGTGAGACAAGGCCCTTctgcctataaaatcaaaagcaagttagttacttcctagatacaatgggggtacaggcattgggtaaatacacgtGTTCCGAATGGAAGAAATTAgccaaacaaaggggctacaggccccagcaagtccaaaacccagcagggcagtccaATCTTAttctaaaatgatctcctttgactccatgtctcgcACCTcggtcacgctgatgcaagaggtgggttcccatggtcttgggcagctctgcccccgtggctttgcagggtacagcctccttcctggctgctttcatgggctggtgttgagtgtctgcagcttttccaggcacagagTGTGAGCtgccattctgggatctggatgATGGTccccctcttctcacagctccactaggcagtgctccagtaGGGACTCTGACCCCACATATCCCTTCTGCAgtgccctagcagagattctccatgagggccctgcccctgcagcaaacttttgcctgggcatcagGCATTTCcttacatcttctgaaatctaggcagaagttcctaaacctcagtttttgacttctgtgcacccacaggctcaacaccacatgaaagCTGCCAGTGGTATTGAGCTTTGGTTTGGGTTTTGCAAAATGAACAAAAGCTACACTTTGGATTTTATAAAACGAACAATTATCCCCTTCTGTGGATGCTCAGAGATTGGGTCACCTGCCCAGGGCCACTGAATAATGGTTCTGGAacctgccaaggcttggggcttgcactctGTGAAGCTATGGCTTgaactgtaccttggccccttttagtcgtGGCTGGAACATCTGGGatgcaggacaccaagtccctaggctgcacgcAGCATTGAGACCCTGGGCCGGGcgcatgaaaccattttttcctcctatgtCTCCAGGCCTGTGAGGAGAAGGGCTGCCCTGAAGaactctgacatgccctggagacattttccccattgtcttgggaattaacattcagctccttgtgaCTTATGCAAATTCCTGTAGCTGGTTTAAATGTCTCCTCAGAAAACTTGACTTTCTTTTCTAATGCATCGTCAAGCtgcatattttccaaacttttatgctctgcttcccttataaaacagAATGCTTTTTAACAGCAccaggtcacatcttgaatgctttgctgcttagaaatttcttccaccagataccctaaatcatctctctcaagttctaaGTACCataaatctctagggcagaggaAAATTGCTGACAGTCTCTTTggtaaaacataacaagagtcacctttgttccagttcccaaaaagttcctcatttccatctgagaccacctcagcctggactttattgtccatattgctgtcagcattttgggcaaagccatttgACAAGCCtataggaagttccaaactttcccacatcttcctgtcttcttctgagcccttcaaactgtttcaacctctgcctgttacccagttccaaagttgcttccagattttcaggtatcttttcagcaacgccccactctactggtaccaatttactgtattagtccattttcatgctactgataaagacatacctgagactagccAATAGACACTAgaaagatttaattggacttaacagTTCTACGTGGTTGGAGAagatctcacaatcatggtggagggcaaaAGGTATTTCTTAAATGGCGGTGGCAggagagaatgaggaggaagcaaaagcttCCTccattaaattacctcccactgggcacctcccacaacacatgggaattctgggagatacaactgaagttgagatttgggtgggggcacagccaatcCATATCAGATGTCATGGGGAGTTAAAATGGAGTTAACAATCCCTTCCTCAAGGAGTTGCGGCAAGAGCTAGAGATCACTCGTGTGAAATGCCTAGTACAGCTCCAGGACATTAACAGGTGTGCAGTCAATGTAAATGAAGTCCCCCCAGACACAGTCACCCACTACCTCCCTCCCCACACTCTGGAGCACTGACAGGGAGGTGACAGGGCAACTGTGCATGGTGACGAGAGAAGTCCTGCAGGACTATCAGGAGCCCTAGGTCTCCGTGCCTGCTCTGCCATGGACTGTCCTCATCTCATCTCTGGACAagtctcttcctctttttgtacctcagtttctccagcttCACAGTAAGAGGTTCAGTTTAGATAATCCAACTCTAGAGTTGCAGGATTTTGAAGTTTAACAAAAACATGGACTAAATTTCTACTAAGTATATTCAAAGCACTAGGCTAGACCAGGGGGGGGAGTgtcgggggtgggggcaggggggttGGGATAGATAATAGGGTCCCTGTCCTCATGGGGCTTACAGACCAGCAATGAGAACAGAAGGCCAACTTAAAACAAGATCACTAACATCAGCTTTGGACCCAGGGGACTAGGGCTCTAGTCCCACAGCTGCCACTATCTACGTGACCTCcccagttttctttatttcttcgaGCCCTGGTTATCTGATCTGTGTAACAGTATTCACACTGCCTCCCTTTGGGACCCGTATTGTAGCTACCCCCAGGGGAAAGAGAAGCGAAGACAGGCAGCCACCAAAGAAGGCTGAGGGAGAAAGGGATCTTTGGGCCAAGATTCCACACTTTTTTCCAAACCCTGACCTGAAGATAAGAGATATCCACTGATTGACCAGGTTACataacacaagaacaggaaaacaTGCGCTTAGAAACCGCATCCATGTGATTTGGGGATATACTGTAAGGTTTCCAGTGCAGGCACCATGAATCATGCATTGTTGGGCCAACACGGCCAGGTCCACAGTGACTCTAGGTTTGCTGATGGCCTACAAGGACAAAGAGTAAATGGTATGTCCTCAACAGGCTCCAGGCAGGTCTCCCCAGGTGACACCGTACACACTGCTATGAGACCCTCTCACACAGCTTCGGCAACATCACTCCCTTTATCAAACCTCTTGGGTTCTGCTTTTTACCCACAGAAATCAAGTTCTCCCATGCACGAGGCACCTGCAAGCTGTCACCAccttctccccttcccacctGTCCCCAGCCCCCTATCGAGATTTGAAACTCTCCTTGATAGCCAGAATGGGAACAGCCTTCACCTTACTGGACTCTGAACAACTCTCAGTCTCTGCTAACACATCTCCAAACTTGGAGAATTCCAGGGCCTGGGAGCTGGAAGGCCCCGTAGGAATCATGGGCAActggggcccagagaggggcagTGACAGCAAGGAATGGCAGTGATAGCAAGGAGTGGCAGAGCAGGGCCCGGGACCTGGGACCTGATGCCTCACATGACTGCCAGAACTGCACGCAGCCATCCCGCCTACCCCTGGCCTGCTCCCAGCAGAACAAAGCCTGTTCTGTCCACTTGGGCCCCAGGCCACCCTCGCTCCTGGCCTCTCACCCCACAGGCCTCCTTCAGTAAATTCTCTGCTGTGAGTTACCTGCTGTTTTCCTACTTGATGTGTGAGCAGCTTGGGGCAGTGCCCTGCCTACTTCACCTGTGTGTTCTTTCCCCCACCTGGGATCAGGGCCAGGCCTAGAGGGTGTGTGGAATAAGAGCAGGATGAACAGGTCAACTGCAAGACCCAGACC
It contains:
- the TSKU gene encoding tsukushi, translating into MPWPLLLLLLLLLLLTVSRAQTTRPCFPGCQCEVETFGLFDSFSLTRVDCSGLGPHIVPVPIPLDTAHLDLSSNRLEMVNESVLAGPGYTTLAGLDLSHNLLTSISPTAFSRLRYLESLDLSHNGLTALPAESFTSSPLSDVNLSHNWLREVSVSAFTTHSQGRALHVDLSHNLIHRLVPHPRSASLPMPTIQSLNLSWNQLHAVPNLRDLPLRYLSLDGNPLAVLGPGAFAGLAGLTHLSLASLQGLPKLAPYGFRELPGLQVLDLSGNPKLNWAGAEVFSGLGSLQELDLSDTNLVPLPEALLPRLPALQSISVSQDVRCRRVVREGTYPRRPGSSPKVALHCVDTRESAAKGPNTL